The sequence ACGACCATGAACGCCTCGGCCAAGCGCCCTTCCGGCAGGCCAGCAGCGGTCGCGTTCATCGTCAGCCAGCCTCGAATCATTGTGTCCAGTTCGGTCATGTGGGCGGTTTGCGATTCGTGGGAGCGCAACGCTGCCAGCTTGCGATGGAGCGATTCGGTGACGTCGACGTAGCGGTTTGGCGCCTTGGCACTCATCACCCAAACCTCCGGCACCGACCACTCAGCCAAGCCCTCATCGTTGAGCAGCGTCGGGTGCGCGAACGGGTTGCGCGAGTCGGGGTAGACAGCCTGGATCGCGGCTTCGCCGGCGGCGAGGTGATCGGGGTGCGAACCGTAGATCCGTTCCCAGTTGCGCTCGGGCGATTGGATGAGCACCCGCTGTGGCCGTACCTGCCGAATGACGCGGGAGATGTCGCGGCGCAACTCGTGGCTGACCGCCAGTTCGCCGTCCTTGTACCCGAGGAACCGAACATCGGTGACGCCGCAGCAGGCCGCCGCAGCTGTCTGTTCTGCTCGTCGAATCGTGGGGATCTCGCTGCGCGGTACCGCCGGGTCAAAACCGCCGGCATCGCCATCGGTGACGATGCAGTAGGAGACTTCCACCCCCGCGTCAGTAAAGGTTGCGATGGTGCCGCCAGCACCGAAGTCCACGTCGTCTGGGTGCGCGGTGACGACGAGCACCCGTTCGACTTCACTGTCCTCGAGCATGAATGCCTTCCTTGGGTCACGATTCACCCGACAAGTCCGATCCACCCTGGCAACCTCGACCGCCGCTGCCAGTTGAGCGAAGCGGGACGGTCCGGGTCTGACGGCAATGGTAGGCGCCGTGATGACGGACGGTCAGTGGCGCCACCTAGGATCGGTGGGTGGCCGATCCGCTGCTTGACGACTTGAACGAACGCCAGCGCGAGGCGGTCGTTCACTCCGGTACGCCGTTACTCGTGGTTGCCGGTGCTGGCTCCGGCAAGACCAGGGTGTTGACGCGTCGAATCGGGCATGTGGTTCGGGACCGATCTATCGCGCCGTGGGAGATCATGGCAATCACGTTCACCAACAAGGCCGCAGCGGAGATGCGCGAGCGCGTCACCGAACTCGTGGGCTCGCGGGCAGGGTCGATGCAGGTGTCGACGTTCCACTCGGCGTGTGTGCGGATTCTGCGCCGTGAAGCCGACCGCCTCGACCTGCCGACCTCGTTTTCGATCTACGACTCCGCGGATTCGCAGCGGGTATTTGCCGGTGTCATCAAGGACCTTGACTTGGACAGCAAGCGCCACACTCCTAGGGGTTTGGCCTCCCAGGTGTCGAATCTCAAGAACGAACTGATTGATCCAGAGACTTTTGCCAGCCAAGCGGTGGCCCCCCAGGAGAAAGTGCTGGCGCAGGTATACCGCGACTACCAGACTCGGCTGCGGCGCTCCGGTGCGGTGGATTTTGATGACCTGATCGGGCAGACGGTCGCGCTCTTCCAAGCGTTTCCGGAGGCGGCGGCCTACTACCACCAGCGGTTCCGGCACGTACTCGTCGACGAGTACCAGGACACCAATCACGCCCAGTACATGCTGGTCCGGGAGTTCGCTGGCGGATCAGAGGCCGCGCCGACGGCAGAGTTGTGCGTTGTCGGTGATGCAGATCAGTCGATCTACGGATTCCGTGGGGCCACGATCCGGAACATCGAAGATTTTGAGCGGGACTTTCCGGACTCACAGGTCGTCATGCTGGAGCAGAACTACCGTTCCACGCAGAACATCCTCACCGCCGCCAACGCGGTGATTTCGCGCAACATTGAGCGCCGGGAGAAGCGGCTGTGGACTGCGGCCGGCGAGGGCGCGAAGATCGTCGGGTACGTCGCCGATGACGAGCACGATGAGGCAGCGTTCGTCGCGAACGAGATCGAACGGCTCGTCAGGACCGACGATCGAAAAGCTGCCGACATCGCGGTGTTCTATCGAACCAACGCGCAGTCTCGCGCGCTTGAAGAGGTCTTCATCCGCCTCGGGTTGCCCTACAAAGTCGTCGGGGGTCTGCGGTTCTATGAGCGCCGGGAAGTCCGTGACGCGATGGCCTACCTCCGCGCGCTAGTCAACCCGCACGACGACGTCGCGATCCGACGAATCCTCAACACGCCGCGCCGCGGGATCGGTGATACCGCGCAGAACGCCGTGGAGGCGCTGGCTCGGGAGGATCGGTCGTCGTTTGGCGACGCACTGCGGTCGATCGACGAGTCGTCGGGAATCGCCCCTCGGTCGCTCAAGTCGATCCGGGCCTTCGTGCAGATGATGGATGATTTGCGCGCTGAGTTGGACGGTGGCCTCGACGCCGGGGACCTGATCCACGAGATCCTCGAGCGGTCCGGCTACCTGGCGCTGCTCAAGGATTCCCGTGACCCGCAAGACGAGGCGCGGGTCGAGAACCTCGCGGAGTTGGAGTCGGTGGCCGCCGAGTTCGAACGGGACTACCCCGACACGACGGTCGAGGACTTCCTTGAACGGGTATCCCTTGTTGCTGACGCCGATGAGATCCCGGATTCAGATGGCGGGGTCGTCACGTTGATGACCTTGCACACGGCCAAGGGGCTGGAGTTCCCGGCGGTGTTCCTGACCGGTATGGAAGAGGGAGTATTCCCGCATCAACGGGCGACTGATCGCGACGAGTTGGAAGAGGAACGTCGACTGGCCTACGTCGGGGTGACCCGAGCGCGCGAACAGCTCTACATCTCCCGTGCTGTGATGCGTCGGCAATGGGGCGCTCCGGTGAACAGTCCGCCGAGTCGATTCCTCGATGAGCTACCCAGTGAACTCATCGACTGGCGTCGGGACGAGTCGATGGTGTTCAAACGGGTCGACGCCGAATTGCCTAGCCGCAGGATGGCCCCAGGCGACGCCTACCGACGCCGGACACCGAACACGAGCTGGGGATCGGCTCCGGAACTGGTGAAGGCAGCCGCTCGCCCAGGGGCAAAGTCGCCGGGCAATCGCCAGATCGTTGCGCTCAGTCCAGGGGATCGGGTGTTGCACCCGCGGTTTGGGATGGGCACGGTTGTTACCACCGCCGGGGCCGACGAGACATCCGAGGCTTCCGTCGATTTCGGCGGCGAGGGTGTAAAACGACTGCTCCTGCGGTACGCGCCAGTCGAGAAGCTCTAGCGCGCGACCTTCGCAGTCGTGGCGGGCTTGTCACTGGCGCCGACGGGTGAACTCTTGCGCGCTGTGCTGCTGTTGATCGACGTGGCGCCAGCGGCGAGGGTTGAGCCGTCGGTGTCGAGGTGGGACAACGCAGTGGAAATCTCGTGTACGACCCGTCCGTCGACCGGAAGGGACATGTGCCCGACTCCACGTACGAACACGTTGCGAGCATTCAGGTCCGGATGAACGATCCGGGCATTTCGCTGCGGGACGATGACCTGGTCAAGATTTGACCAGATCGCGATCATCCGGGTGCGGCAGTCAGCCGCTGGCTCGTCAAGCTCGGCCAGCAGGTCGCTGTTGGGGCGCAACTGCCGACCAATCGAATGGGGAGCCAACCGCGCGAAGGTCGTGCCAGCGTGCGGTGATCCGAGTGTCACGAGCGTGTGTACCCGCTCGTCGCCGCTGAGTTTCTGGACGTAATAGCGCGCGACCACGCCACCCATGGAGTGGCCAACGATGTGGACGCGCTCGTAGCCCGTCTCGCGGCAAACAGATTCGACGAGCATCGCCAGCCGACGTGCGACGCGGCGAATGTCGTCGGTCAGTGGTGAGTAGTTCAAGGAGATGACGCGACCGAATCCTCGGCGGCTCAGGCTGCGGCGTAGGACGGTGAAGATTGAGTGATTGTCGATCACGCCGTGAACCATGATGATTGGGGTTCCGGCGGCTTCCACGTCTCCGATGATGAGGCCGCGTTGAATGGGCGGCAGGCCCTCCAAGTTGTGCCGTAGCACCTCTTCGCGCGCCTTCTCCTCGACCAGGCCAAGTGGGTACATGGCCAAATGGGTGGCAACCCAAGCAAACTCGATCGCGGTGCCCTTCAACCCGGCGGGGCTCACTACGGCCTTGCGCGCTTTGCGGGTCAGGATCCGTGCGTTACGCGCCCGCTGTCTGGCCCTGCGCATCGGCCCCGTTGGGGTCGCGGGCTCGTCGGACATAAGTTGAAAGGTAACTCACCTCGGGACCAAGTGCAGGTCAATACACCTCGACACTCGTGTGAAAGTCCGCGCGGCTACGCTTCGTAGGTAGAAACCCAGGGCACGCCGGGGCGCCTGTCACGTGCTGTGATTGTCGGCAGTTCGTTCTTCGCGAGCCTGATTGAACCGAAGGAGCAAGCGTGGCGTCCTCACCCATCCGCGTTCTCGTCGCCAAACCGGGCCTCGACGGCCACGATCGCGGTGCCAAAGTTGTCGCCCGAGCACTGCGTGACGCTGGCATCGAAGTGGTGTACACCGGCTTGCACCAGACTCCGGAGATGATCGTCGAGGCAGCCATCCAAGAGGATGTTGACGCGATCGGGATGTCCATCCTGTCCGGCGCGCATATGACCCTCTTCGCGGCAGTTATTGAGCTACTCAAAGAGCGTGACGCCAGCGACATCGTGGTGTTTGGCGGCGGCATCATTCCCGAGGACGACATTGAGCCGCTGCACGAGTTGGGGGTCGCGAAGGTGTTCACCCCGGGCACCACCACCACCGAGATCGTCGAGTGGGTTCGATCAACCGTAGGCCCAGCGACCGCAGCCTAGATGGTGCGGGTTTAGGCTCGTAGAGTTTGCAGAACCCCATCGGAAACTGATAACTGACTGCGGAGTTGGCACGTGGATCTATACGAATACCAGGCCAAGGAACTGTTTGCGGCACACAATGTGCCAACTCAAACTGGCGAAGTCGTGGTGACCCCGGCTGAGGCCCAAGCCGCCGCGCAGCGCATTGGGACGACAGTCGTCGTCAAGGCGCAGGTGAAGACCGGTGGGCGCGGCAAGGCAGGCGGCGTCAAGCTGGCCGCTACCCCCGACGAGGCCGCCGAGAAGGCCGAAGGCATCTTGGGGCTGGATATCAAAGGCCACATTGTCAACAAGGTCCTGATCACGCAGGCTAGCGATATCGAGGAGGAGTACTACGTATCCTTCCTGCTCGACCGCTCCAACCGGTCCTTCCTGGCGATGGCTAGCGTCGAGGGTGGCGTGGAGATCGAAGAGGTTGCGGTCAACAACCCCGATGCGCTGGTCAAGAAGCACATCGACGCGCTGACCGGGGTGGACAAGGCCACGGCCATGGAGATCGTGGTCGAGGCCGGCTTCCCCGAGGCGGTGGCGGATCAGGTCGCCGATGTCTTGGTCACCCTGTGGGACACCTTCGTCAATGAGGACGCGACGCTGGTCGAGGTCAACCCGCTGGTGAAGGATCCGAGCGGAAAGATCTTGGCCCTCGATGGCAAAGTCACCCTGGATGACAATGCTGGTTTCCGTCATCCCGACCACGAGGCCTTGGTCGACAACGCAGCGACCGATCCACTGGAACTCAAGGCCACCGAGAAGGGCCTCAACTACGTCAAGCTCACTGGCGAGGTCGGCATCATCGGCAACGGAGCTGGCTTGGTCATGAGCACGCTGGATGTCGTGGCCTACGCCGGTGAGGAATTCGGGGGCGTCAAACCCGCCAACTTCCTCGACATTGGTGGCGGAGCCTCTGCCCAGGTCATGGCCGACGGCCTCGATGTCATCCTCGGAGATCCCGAGGTG comes from Candidatus Nanopelagicales bacterium and encodes:
- a CDS encoding PIG-L family deacetylase gives rise to the protein MLEDSEVERVLVVTAHPDDVDFGAGGTIATFTDAGVEVSYCIVTDGDAGGFDPAVPRSEIPTIRRAEQTAAAACCGVTDVRFLGYKDGELAVSHELRRDISRVIRQVRPQRVLIQSPERNWERIYGSHPDHLAAGEAAIQAVYPDSRNPFAHPTLLNDEGLAEWSVPEVWVMSAKAPNRYVDVTESLHRKLAALRSHESQTAHMTELDTMIRGWLTMNATAAGLPEGRLAEAFMVVSTA
- the pcrA gene encoding DNA helicase PcrA, which gives rise to MADPLLDDLNERQREAVVHSGTPLLVVAGAGSGKTRVLTRRIGHVVRDRSIAPWEIMAITFTNKAAAEMRERVTELVGSRAGSMQVSTFHSACVRILRREADRLDLPTSFSIYDSADSQRVFAGVIKDLDLDSKRHTPRGLASQVSNLKNELIDPETFASQAVAPQEKVLAQVYRDYQTRLRRSGAVDFDDLIGQTVALFQAFPEAAAYYHQRFRHVLVDEYQDTNHAQYMLVREFAGGSEAAPTAELCVVGDADQSIYGFRGATIRNIEDFERDFPDSQVVMLEQNYRSTQNILTAANAVISRNIERREKRLWTAAGEGAKIVGYVADDEHDEAAFVANEIERLVRTDDRKAADIAVFYRTNAQSRALEEVFIRLGLPYKVVGGLRFYERREVRDAMAYLRALVNPHDDVAIRRILNTPRRGIGDTAQNAVEALAREDRSSFGDALRSIDESSGIAPRSLKSIRAFVQMMDDLRAELDGGLDAGDLIHEILERSGYLALLKDSRDPQDEARVENLAELESVAAEFERDYPDTTVEDFLERVSLVADADEIPDSDGGVVTLMTLHTAKGLEFPAVFLTGMEEGVFPHQRATDRDELEEERRLAYVGVTRAREQLYISRAVMRRQWGAPVNSPPSRFLDELPSELIDWRRDESMVFKRVDAELPSRRMAPGDAYRRRTPNTSWGSAPELVKAAARPGAKSPGNRQIVALSPGDRVLHPRFGMGTVVTTAGADETSEASVDFGGEGVKRLLLRYAPVEKL
- a CDS encoding alpha/beta fold hydrolase; this encodes MSDEPATPTGPMRRARQRARNARILTRKARKAVVSPAGLKGTAIEFAWVATHLAMYPLGLVEEKAREEVLRHNLEGLPPIQRGLIIGDVEAAGTPIIMVHGVIDNHSIFTVLRRSLSRRGFGRVISLNYSPLTDDIRRVARRLAMLVESVCRETGYERVHIVGHSMGGVVARYYVQKLSGDERVHTLVTLGSPHAGTTFARLAPHSIGRQLRPNSDLLAELDEPAADCRTRMIAIWSNLDQVIVPQRNARIVHPDLNARNVFVRGVGHMSLPVDGRVVHEISTALSHLDTDGSTLAAGATSINSSTARKSSPVGASDKPATTAKVAR
- a CDS encoding cobalamin B12-binding domain-containing protein, which encodes MASSPIRVLVAKPGLDGHDRGAKVVARALRDAGIEVVYTGLHQTPEMIVEAAIQEDVDAIGMSILSGAHMTLFAAVIELLKERDASDIVVFGGGIIPEDDIEPLHELGVAKVFTPGTTTTEIVEWVRSTVGPATAA
- the sucC gene encoding ADP-forming succinate--CoA ligase subunit beta; amino-acid sequence: MDLYEYQAKELFAAHNVPTQTGEVVVTPAEAQAAAQRIGTTVVVKAQVKTGGRGKAGGVKLAATPDEAAEKAEGILGLDIKGHIVNKVLITQASDIEEEYYVSFLLDRSNRSFLAMASVEGGVEIEEVAVNNPDALVKKHIDALTGVDKATAMEIVVEAGFPEAVADQVADVLVTLWDTFVNEDATLVEVNPLVKDPSGKILALDGKVTLDDNAGFRHPDHEALVDNAATDPLELKATEKGLNYVKLTGEVGIIGNGAGLVMSTLDVVAYAGEEFGGVKPANFLDIGGGASAQVMADGLDVILGDPEVKAVFVNVFGGITSCDAVANGIVQAIEMLAAKGHNVDKPLVCRLDGNNAAEGRRILDEAEHDIIELVDTMDDAARRVAELAASV